In Terriglobales bacterium, the genomic window TGAGATGGCGGTAACACAGGTCACCAACGGCGACTACGCGCATTACTTGCGCGCCACCGGCGCGCCGGCGCCGCCGAATTTTGACGATCCGGCTTTCCATGATCCCGGCCAGCCGGTGGTGGCGGTGTCATGGTTCGAAGCAGTAGCCTACTGCAAATTTCTGAGCACGACGACGGGACGGCGGTACCGGCTGCCGAGTGAGGCGGAGTGGGAGCGGGCCGCGCGCGGCGGAGTAGAAGACGAAACCTATCCGTGGGGAAACGAGCCGCCTCAGTCGCGTCCGGGATACGCCGCCAAGTGGAAGACCGGGCCGGAGCGGGTGGGGCACGGCGAGCCGAACCGATATGGTCTGTACGAAATGTGCGAGAACGTGCACGAATGGTGCAGCGACTGGTTTGACCCGGGGTATTACGCGCAATCGCCGGAGAGAAATCCGCGGGGACCGGACGGTGGGACGAGGCGGTCATCGCGCGGCGGGTCGTGGCGGCATCACGTGAAGAATGCGAGATGCTACACGAGATCGAGTATTCCGCCGGAGTTTCAGTATGCGGATTATGGGTTCAGGATAGTGCGGGGTTCCAGTTTCTAGGCTCTTACCGGTTTGGTACGAGCGTCAGCTGCGATGGAGGTCTTCGACATCGTCGCGCAGGCGCAGGTAGCCGCGAGTCAGGATCAGCAGGTAAACGATGTGGATCGCCCAAGCAGCGGCGTAGGCGGCATAAACCCACTTCATCTTGTCCCCCTTGCGGCGCCGGCAATGGCCTTCATGGCATGCGCTTCTTCGATTTGCTGGCGCAACCGCTCGAGCCGATAGCGAAGATAGAGCACCAGGGCGGCGAGCGCGAGAAATCCAAGCCAATTGATCAGCAAGGCGTGCATCATGCGGGGGTCGATGCCCGATCCTTCGCCCCCCCCGATGACCGGCTGCGGATGCTGGGTGCGAAACCAGCGGATCGCCATGTAAACAAATACCACGTCGACGGCGCCGAAAATGGCGAGCACGGAGGCGAGCACAGGATTTTGGCCGGCGGTCGAATAGCGGCGCAAGATCAAGTAGCTGACATAGATGAGCCAGAGAACGAGGGTGGAAGTGAGGCGCGCGTCCCAGGTCCACCAGATGCCCCAGATCGGCTTGGCCCAGATGGGCCCGGTGACGAGCACGACGGTAGTGAAAACGACGCCCACTTCAGCCGTCGAGAGAGCGACCGCGTCGGCCTTGGGATTTCGCGATGCCAGGTACCAGACGGAAGCCACGAGATTGGCGAAGAAGCACAGGAACGCGGTCCATGCCGAGGGCACATGGTAGTAGAAGATGCGCTGCGCATCGCCCATCGTCACTTCGCGTGGCGCGACGATTAGCGCCTGGTACAGACCGTAGGACAACAATGCCAGCGTAGCCAGGGCGAAGATGGAAAAAGCGGATTTCATTCAGCCTGCAAAACGGTTTCGAAGAGGAAGAATCCGACGATCGTGAACACTATATCGTACACGGCGAGGAAGACCAGCGGCAGGTAGGGAGAGCTGTCGCCGGTGAGAACGGCAGTGGTGGCCGCCACCATGGCCAGCAGGGCGGGAATCGAAATGGGGAACAGCAGCAGCGGCAACATGACTTCGCGGCTGCGAGTCCGGATAGACATGGCGGCAAAAAAAGTGCCGTTCACGACGAGCGCCCATGTGCCTAAAGCAGAGGCGATGGCAAGCTGGTAAGCGGGTCCGACGCTGCGCAAGTTGTAGAAGACGACGAACAGCGGCGCCATGAGCGCTTCCAGGATGATGACAAACAGGAAATTGCCGAATGCTTTGGCCAGGAAGAGAGATTCGGCGGGCGCGGGCGAGACGCGGTAGGCGTCCAACACCTGGTTGCGAAGTTCGCGGGCCCAGGTCTGGTTCAACGCGACGACGGCGGCAAACAGCAGGGCTACCCAGACCAACCCGCCGGCGATGCGTCGCGATTCTTCGGCGGTAAGGTCAAAAGAAAAGCTGAAGATCACGACCACGAGCAGGGCAAAAAACAGCATGGAGTTGATGGCGTCCTTGGAACGCCACTCCAGGCGCAGGTCCTTGGCGAGGGTGACGCGAAGAATATCGAAGAACCCGGGAGCGGAAGTCCGGTTCCGAGCGACGCCGGCGGTGCTCATGGCTGTACCGCCGGTTTGCTTTTCAGGTCCTGCTGCCGGCTGAAGCGAGGAATCCAGCGCGGCACAGCGCGGCAATATTCGTCGTACGATTCGCCGAACTTTCGGCGCAGGTCGGGTTCTTCCAGATAGACAACG contains:
- a CDS encoding SUMF1/EgtB/PvdO family nonheme iron enzyme; its protein translation is MAEPVMVRVPEGWFWMGSEQGLDCERPRHRVWVDGFEMAVTQVTNGDYAHYLRATGAPAPPNFDDPAFHDPGQPVVAVSWFEAVAYCKFLSTTTGRRYRLPSEAEWERAARGGVEDETYPWGNEPPQSRPGYAAKWKTGPERVGHGEPNRYGLYEMCENVHEWCSDWFDPGYYAQSPERNPRGPDGGTRRSSRGGSWRHHVKNARCYTRSSIPPEFQYADYGFRIVRGSSF
- the ccsA gene encoding cytochrome c biogenesis protein CcsA — encoded protein: MKSAFSIFALATLALLSYGLYQALIVAPREVTMGDAQRIFYYHVPSAWTAFLCFFANLVASVWYLASRNPKADAVALSTAEVGVVFTTVVLVTGPIWAKPIWGIWWTWDARLTSTLVLWLIYVSYLILRRYSTAGQNPVLASVLAIFGAVDVVFVYMAIRWFRTQHPQPVIGGGEGSGIDPRMMHALLINWLGFLALAALVLYLRYRLERLRQQIEEAHAMKAIAGAARGTR
- a CDS encoding heme exporter protein CcmB, which codes for MSTAGVARNRTSAPGFFDILRVTLAKDLRLEWRSKDAINSMLFFALLVVVIFSFSFDLTAEESRRIAGGLVWVALLFAAVVALNQTWARELRNQVLDAYRVSPAPAESLFLAKAFGNFLFVIILEALMAPLFVVFYNLRSVGPAYQLAIASALGTWALVVNGTFFAAMSIRTRSREVMLPLLLFPISIPALLAMVAATTAVLTGDSSPYLPLVFLAVYDIVFTIVGFFLFETVLQAE